In the Brucella anthropi ATCC 49188 genome, one interval contains:
- a CDS encoding DMT family transporter, with protein MKLTDSAPFLLIATGTLLGLILPLGKIAAQAGIPPAIWTFLFSASAGIILFAVLLLQGKKIGFSGGRLRYYICTALISYAVPNLLILSAIPRLGAGFTGIMYTLSPVITLVLSMGFGLRRPNALGIGGIAAGFIGAVMVAMTRGEVGKPADPLWIAAALLIPVFLAIGNVYRTLDWPKNSDPIELAAGSHLASALMLSAGILIFTGQFSIETLAFAPWAALAQSIASAGMFALFFRLQAVGGPVYLSQIGYVAAALGLISGTLFLGEHYPPLTWVGALVICAGVAMTTRAQRG; from the coding sequence ATGAAACTGACGGATTCTGCGCCTTTTTTGCTGATCGCAACCGGCACCTTGCTGGGCCTCATCCTGCCACTCGGCAAGATCGCTGCGCAGGCTGGTATTCCGCCTGCCATCTGGACCTTTTTGTTCTCGGCGAGTGCCGGAATCATTCTGTTCGCCGTTCTTCTTCTGCAGGGAAAGAAGATCGGCTTTTCAGGCGGAAGACTGCGTTACTATATCTGTACCGCGCTTATCTCCTATGCCGTGCCCAATCTCCTCATTCTTTCCGCCATTCCGCGCCTTGGCGCGGGGTTTACCGGCATCATGTACACGCTGTCGCCGGTCATCACGCTTGTTCTGTCGATGGGGTTCGGGTTGCGGCGTCCCAATGCACTTGGGATCGGCGGTATCGCTGCCGGGTTTATCGGTGCAGTGATGGTGGCAATGACGCGCGGCGAAGTGGGAAAACCTGCTGATCCATTGTGGATCGCCGCGGCATTGCTCATTCCGGTGTTTCTCGCCATCGGCAATGTCTATCGCACGCTCGACTGGCCGAAGAACTCCGATCCGATCGAGCTTGCTGCCGGAAGCCATCTCGCATCGGCGCTGATGCTTTCTGCGGGGATACTCATATTCACCGGCCAGTTTTCGATCGAGACACTTGCATTCGCCCCATGGGCTGCTTTGGCCCAGTCGATTGCATCGGCGGGCATGTTTGCCCTGTTCTTCCGGCTACAGGCGGTTGGCGGGCCGGTCTATCTTAGCCAGATCGGCTATGTCGCAGCCGCACTGGGGCTTATTTCGGGAACACTTTTTCTCGGCGAACATTATCCGCCGCTGACTTGGGTCGGTGCGCTGGTCATTTGCGCAGGCGTTGCCATGACAACGCGCGCGCAAAGAGGTTGA
- the ubiG gene encoding bifunctional 2-polyprenyl-6-hydroxyphenol methylase/3-demethylubiquinol 3-O-methyltransferase UbiG, with protein sequence MTETARTTIDASEIEHFSRIAAEWWNPQGKFRPLHKFNPTRLAYIKEKICAKFNRDPNAPRPFDGLRLLDIGCGGGLLCEPMARLGATVIGADASTTNIEVAKIHAAQSGLDIDYRATTAEALAEAGEKFDVVLNMEVVEHVADVDLFMSATSEMVKPGGLMFVATINRTLKAYGLAIIGAEYVLRWLPRGTHQYEKLVRPEELEAALAKGGLRLIDKLGVTYNPLADSWSRSRDTDVNYMVLAERPA encoded by the coding sequence ATGACCGAGACCGCCCGCACCACCATCGACGCTTCGGAAATCGAGCATTTTTCGCGCATTGCCGCGGAATGGTGGAATCCGCAGGGCAAGTTCCGTCCCTTGCATAAATTCAATCCGACGCGGCTTGCCTATATCAAGGAAAAGATCTGCGCCAAATTCAACCGTGATCCCAATGCGCCGCGCCCCTTCGACGGTCTGCGCCTGCTCGATATCGGCTGCGGCGGCGGGCTTCTCTGCGAGCCGATGGCGCGCCTTGGCGCAACAGTGATCGGAGCGGATGCCTCCACGACCAATATCGAAGTGGCGAAAATCCATGCCGCACAAAGCGGTCTCGATATCGACTACCGCGCCACGACAGCGGAAGCGCTGGCCGAAGCCGGTGAAAAATTCGATGTCGTGCTCAACATGGAAGTGGTCGAACACGTTGCCGATGTGGACCTGTTCATGTCCGCGACCAGCGAAATGGTGAAGCCCGGTGGACTGATGTTCGTCGCCACGATCAACCGCACGCTGAAGGCTTACGGTCTGGCGATCATCGGCGCGGAATATGTCCTGCGCTGGCTGCCGCGCGGCACGCATCAATATGAAAAGCTGGTTCGCCCGGAAGAACTGGAAGCTGCACTTGCGAAAGGCGGCCTGCGCCTCATCGACAAGCTTGGTGTGACCTATAATCCGCTGGCCGACAGCTGGAGCCGCTCCCGCGACACCGATGTGAACTATATGGTGCTTGCCGAACGCCCCGCCTGA
- a CDS encoding aspartate kinase — MARIVMKFGGTSVADLERIYNVARHVKREVEAGNQVAVVVSAMSGKTNELVGWVQNMPKVCGASSPFYDAREYDTIVASGEQVTSGLLAIALQSIGVDARSWQGWQIPIKTDNAHGAARIQDIDGSEIIRRMEMGQVAVVAGFQGIGPDNRVATLGRGGSDTSAVAIAAGVKADRCDIYTDVDGVYTTDPRVEPKAKRLSKISFEEMLEMASLGAKVLQVRSVELAMVHKVRTFVRSSFTDPDAPGMGDPINPPGTLICDEDEIVEQQVVTGIAFAKDEAQISLRRVADRPGVSAAIFGPLAEEHINVDMIVQNVSEDGSKTDMTFTIPTGDVDKALKVLDKVKGEIGFDNIQSETGLAKISVIGIGMRSHAGVAATAFKALAEKGINIRAITTSEIKISILIDGPYAELAVRTLHAVYGLDK; from the coding sequence ATGGCGCGCATCGTGATGAAATTCGGCGGCACTTCGGTAGCCGATCTGGAACGCATCTATAATGTGGCGCGCCACGTCAAACGCGAGGTCGAGGCAGGCAATCAGGTTGCTGTTGTCGTTTCGGCCATGTCCGGCAAGACCAACGAGCTGGTCGGCTGGGTGCAGAACATGCCGAAAGTATGCGGCGCAAGCTCGCCTTTCTATGATGCCCGCGAGTATGACACCATCGTCGCTTCCGGCGAGCAGGTGACGAGCGGCCTTCTGGCGATTGCGCTTCAATCCATAGGCGTTGATGCGCGTTCGTGGCAGGGCTGGCAGATTCCGATCAAGACCGACAACGCCCATGGCGCTGCCCGTATTCAGGACATCGACGGTTCGGAAATCATCCGCCGCATGGAAATGGGTCAGGTTGCCGTCGTTGCCGGGTTCCAGGGCATCGGCCCTGACAACCGTGTGGCGACGCTTGGGCGTGGCGGTTCTGATACGTCTGCTGTCGCCATTGCTGCCGGTGTGAAGGCGGATCGCTGCGATATCTATACAGATGTCGATGGCGTCTACACCACCGACCCCCGCGTAGAGCCGAAGGCGAAGCGTCTTTCGAAGATTTCCTTCGAGGAAATGCTGGAAATGGCATCGCTTGGTGCCAAGGTTCTGCAGGTGCGTTCGGTCGAACTCGCCATGGTGCACAAGGTGCGCACTTTCGTGCGCTCGAGCTTTACGGACCCAGATGCGCCGGGCATGGGTGATCCGATCAACCCGCCCGGAACCCTTATTTGCGACGAGGATGAAATCGTGGAACAGCAGGTCGTCACAGGTATCGCCTTTGCGAAGGATGAAGCTCAGATTTCGCTGCGGCGCGTGGCCGACCGGCCGGGCGTTTCGGCAGCCATTTTCGGGCCACTCGCCGAAGAGCACATCAATGTCGACATGATCGTGCAGAACGTGTCGGAAGACGGCTCCAAGACCGACATGACCTTCACCATTCCGACCGGCGATGTCGACAAGGCGCTGAAGGTGCTGGACAAGGTCAAGGGCGAGATCGGCTTTGACAATATCCAATCAGAAACCGGCCTTGCCAAGATTTCGGTGATCGGCATCGGTATGCGCAGCCATGCAGGCGTTGCCGCCACTGCCTTCAAGGCACTGGCCGAAAAGGGCATCAATATCCGCGCCATCACAACGTCTGAAATCAAGATTTCGATCCTGATTGACGGCCCTTATGCGGAACTGGCCGTGCGCACACTGCACGCGGTCTATGGCCTCGACAAGTAA
- the ptsP gene encoding phosphoenolpyruvate--protein phosphotransferase, with amino-acid sequence MRELTTGPRVLLKRLRELMAEPLEPQARLDRIVREIAQNMVAEVCSFYILRADGVLELYATEGLNPQAVHLAQLRLGQGLVGTIAASARPLNLTDAQSHPAFAYLPETGEEAYNSFLGVPVLRAGRTLGVLVVQNKTKRAYREDEVEALETTAMVLAEIIATGDGLRLARPGIELDLGRPMSVTGQAFNDGIGLGHVVLHEPRIVVTNLFNEDSQAELNRLDEALGSLRISIDDMLSRRDVAVEGEHREVLEAYRMFAHDRGWVRRLEEAIHNGLTAEAAVEKVQSDTRARMVHLTDPYMRERLSDFDDLANRLLRQLMGRDIKTIAESLVKDAIIVARSMGAAELLDYPRERLRGVVLEDGAATSHVVIVARAMGIPVVGQAKGIVSMAENNDAAIVDGDEGIMHLRPQSDLETAYAEKVRFRARRQAHYRELRDKPSVTKDGVDISLLMNAGLLVDLPQLSASGAAGIGLFRTELQFMVASTFPRAEQQERLYRSVIEAAGDKPVTFRTLDIGGDKVLPYFSSTVQEENPALGWRAIRLTLDRPGLLRTQLRALLKAAGGRELKILLPMITEVSEVKAAREIIDREVRHLSRFAHQLPMGLKLGAMIEVPSLLWQLEELMSLVDFISVGSNDLFQFLMATDRGNSLMSGRFDQLSPAFLRALRFIVETGNRHGKSVTLCGEMASRPLPAMALVGIGFRSISMSAAAIGPVKAMLDALDASKLTALLAEELDKPNSAHSLREMLMRFAEDNDIPL; translated from the coding sequence ATGCGTGAGCTGACAACCGGTCCCCGCGTACTGCTAAAGCGGTTGCGCGAATTGATGGCAGAGCCGCTGGAACCGCAGGCGCGCCTCGACCGGATCGTTCGTGAAATCGCCCAGAATATGGTCGCGGAAGTCTGCTCCTTCTATATATTGCGCGCTGACGGCGTCCTTGAGCTTTACGCTACCGAAGGTCTCAATCCGCAGGCAGTCCACCTTGCCCAGCTTCGTCTCGGTCAGGGGCTGGTCGGCACGATTGCCGCAAGCGCCCGTCCCCTCAATCTGACCGATGCGCAAAGCCATCCAGCTTTTGCCTATCTGCCGGAAACGGGCGAAGAAGCCTATAATTCCTTCCTCGGCGTTCCCGTTCTACGCGCTGGCCGCACTTTGGGCGTTCTTGTCGTCCAGAACAAGACCAAGCGGGCATATCGGGAAGACGAGGTCGAAGCACTTGAAACCACCGCTATGGTCCTTGCCGAAATCATCGCGACCGGCGACGGTCTGCGTCTGGCCCGTCCGGGCATAGAGCTTGATCTCGGTCGCCCGATGAGTGTGACAGGACAGGCTTTCAACGACGGTATCGGCCTTGGCCATGTGGTGCTGCATGAGCCGCGCATCGTCGTCACCAATCTTTTCAACGAGGATAGCCAGGCCGAGCTGAACCGGCTGGATGAAGCGCTTGGCAGCCTGCGCATATCCATCGACGACATGCTTTCGCGCCGCGATGTGGCGGTGGAGGGCGAGCATCGCGAAGTGCTCGAAGCCTATCGCATGTTTGCGCATGATCGCGGCTGGGTGCGTCGTCTGGAAGAAGCCATTCACAACGGTCTGACTGCCGAGGCGGCAGTCGAAAAGGTGCAGAGCGACACGCGTGCGCGCATGGTGCATCTGACCGACCCCTATATGCGCGAGCGCCTGTCGGATTTTGACGATCTCGCGAACCGTTTGCTGCGCCAGCTCATGGGACGCGACATCAAGACCATCGCCGAATCGCTGGTCAAGGATGCCATCATCGTCGCGCGTTCCATGGGGGCTGCCGAACTTCTGGATTATCCGCGCGAGCGCTTGCGCGGTGTTGTTCTGGAGGACGGCGCCGCCACGAGCCACGTCGTGATCGTCGCCCGTGCAATGGGCATTCCGGTGGTCGGCCAGGCCAAGGGCATTGTATCCATGGCCGAAAACAACGATGCGGCAATCGTTGACGGCGATGAAGGCATCATGCATCTGCGCCCGCAGTCCGATCTGGAAACGGCTTATGCCGAAAAGGTTCGGTTCCGGGCGCGGCGTCAGGCCCATTATCGGGAATTGCGGGACAAGCCATCCGTCACGAAGGACGGCGTCGATATCTCGCTTCTGATGAATGCCGGGCTTCTCGTCGATCTGCCGCAATTGTCGGCTTCGGGTGCGGCGGGGATCGGTCTGTTTCGCACCGAACTTCAGTTTATGGTGGCTTCGACATTCCCGCGTGCCGAGCAGCAGGAACGTCTTTATCGCTCGGTCATCGAGGCGGCAGGCGACAAGCCGGTGACTTTCCGGACGCTTGATATCGGTGGAGACAAGGTTCTCCCTTACTTCAGTTCGACCGTGCAGGAAGAAAATCCGGCGCTCGGCTGGCGCGCGATCCGCCTGACGCTCGACCGTCCGGGGCTGTTGCGCACCCAGCTACGGGCGCTTCTGAAAGCGGCGGGCGGACGCGAGTTGAAAATCCTGCTGCCGATGATCACGGAAGTCAGTGAAGTGAAGGCCGCGCGCGAGATCATTGATCGTGAAGTCCGTCATTTGTCGCGGTTCGCTCATCAGTTGCCCATGGGGTTGAAACTGGGAGCGATGATCGAGGTACCGTCGCTGCTGTGGCAGCTTGAGGAGCTGATGTCGCTTGTCGATTTCATCTCCGTCGGGTCCAACGATCTGTTCCAGTTCCTGATGGCGACGGATCGCGGCAACTCGCTGATGTCGGGTCGCTTCGATCAGCTTTCGCCTGCATTCCTGCGGGCGTTGCGCTTCATCGTGGAAACCGGCAATCGCCACGGTAAATCGGTTACCCTGTGCGGTGAAATGGCCAGCAGGCCGCTTCCAGCCATGGCGCTGGTAGGCATCGGTTTTCGGTCGATCTCCATGTCGGCGGCGGCAATCGGCCCGGTCAAGGCCATGCTTGATGCGCTGGACGCAAGCAAGCTTACGGCCTTGCTGGCGGAAGAGCTGGATAAGCCGAACAGTGCGCATTCGCTGCGCGAAATGCTGATGAGATTTGCGGAAGACAACGATATTCCGTTATAG
- the prfA gene encoding peptide chain release factor 1: protein MIALPQDRMDQLLKRFSMIESQMANNPDSETYVKLASEYSELQEVVGKIRELTDSRKEAVDLAAMRDDASTDAEMRALALEELPGVEKRIEGLEQEVQILLLPKDAADEKNAILEIRAGTGGLEAALFAGDLFRMYERYAAEKGWRVELVSASEGDAGGYKEIIATVSGKGVFSKLKFESGVHRVQRVPETEAGGRIHTSAATVAVLPEAEDIDIEIRNEDIRIDTMRASGAGGQHVNTTDSAVRITHIPTGIMVVQAEKSQHQNRARAMQILRARLYDMERQKADTERSESRRSQVGSGDRSERIRTYNFPQGRVTDHRINLTLYKLDRVMEGDLDELVDALISDHQTALLTELGH, encoded by the coding sequence ATGATCGCATTGCCGCAGGACCGGATGGACCAGCTTTTGAAGCGGTTCTCAATGATCGAAAGCCAGATGGCCAACAATCCGGATTCGGAAACCTATGTGAAGCTCGCATCGGAATATTCCGAGCTGCAGGAGGTGGTTGGCAAGATTCGCGAACTGACCGACTCCCGCAAGGAAGCTGTCGATCTGGCGGCCATGCGTGACGATGCCTCCACAGATGCAGAGATGCGTGCACTGGCGCTGGAAGAGCTGCCGGGCGTGGAAAAGCGGATTGAGGGACTGGAGCAGGAAGTCCAGATTCTGCTGCTGCCGAAGGACGCTGCCGACGAGAAGAATGCCATTCTCGAAATTCGTGCGGGTACGGGCGGTCTGGAGGCGGCACTGTTCGCCGGTGACCTGTTCCGCATGTATGAGCGCTATGCTGCCGAAAAAGGCTGGCGGGTCGAGCTGGTCTCGGCCAGCGAAGGCGATGCCGGTGGTTACAAGGAAATCATCGCCACCGTTTCCGGCAAGGGTGTGTTCTCCAAGCTCAAGTTCGAATCGGGCGTGCACCGCGTGCAGCGTGTGCCTGAAACGGAAGCCGGCGGACGCATCCATACATCGGCGGCAACCGTCGCGGTTTTGCCTGAAGCCGAGGATATCGACATTGAGATCCGTAATGAGGATATCCGCATCGATACGATGCGGGCATCGGGCGCCGGTGGCCAGCACGTGAACACGACCGATTCGGCGGTTCGCATTACGCACATCCCGACCGGTATCATGGTCGTTCAGGCTGAAAAATCCCAGCACCAGAACCGCGCACGCGCGATGCAGATTCTCCGTGCACGCCTTTACGACATGGAACGCCAGAAGGCAGACACCGAACGTTCTGAATCACGTCGCAGCCAGGTCGGTTCGGGCGATCGCTCCGAGCGTATCCGCACTTATAATTTCCCGCAGGGACGCGTCACCGATCATCGCATCAACCTGACGCTCTACAAGCTCGACCGGGTTATGGAAGGTGATCTGGACGAACTGGTCGATGCGCTGATTTCCGATCACCAGACCGCACTTCTGACGGAACTGGGGCATTAG
- the prmC gene encoding peptide chain release factor N(5)-glutamine methyltransferase, whose translation MRLDRLMADARTRLRAAELDTPDLDARLLVEWATGKTRLDLISAPEQLVDSAVIETLSDALDRREKGEPVHRIMGVREFFGLPFRLSAATLEPRPDTEVLVELVIPALEALAVQKNTLELLDMGTGTGAIIISLLHRFERTHGIGLDMAEGALAMARINAVANGVGDRFAALKSDWFENVSGRFHLIVSNPPYIPHEDIAGLSREVREHDPLAALDGGSDGLNFYRALAQKAADHLYKQGMVAVEIGAGQFQDVEALFESAGFSLAGHASDLGGHRRAMLFAYKSNT comes from the coding sequence ATGCGTCTCGACCGCCTGATGGCTGATGCACGGACGAGGCTTCGTGCGGCAGAACTGGATACGCCAGACCTCGATGCACGGCTTCTGGTCGAATGGGCAACCGGCAAGACGCGGCTCGATCTGATATCCGCACCTGAGCAATTGGTTGATTCTGCGGTAATCGAGACGCTTTCCGATGCGCTGGACCGCCGTGAAAAGGGTGAGCCGGTTCACCGGATCATGGGTGTTCGCGAGTTCTTCGGCCTGCCTTTCCGGCTCTCCGCTGCTACGCTTGAACCGCGTCCCGATACGGAAGTGCTGGTGGAGCTGGTCATTCCGGCGCTGGAAGCGCTTGCGGTGCAGAAAAACACGCTTGAACTCCTCGATATGGGGACGGGAACGGGCGCGATCATCATCTCGCTTCTGCATCGCTTCGAGCGCACACACGGCATTGGTCTCGACATGGCGGAGGGGGCGCTTGCAATGGCGCGAATCAATGCTGTCGCCAATGGTGTGGGTGACCGGTTCGCAGCGCTCAAAAGCGACTGGTTTGAAAATGTGAGCGGGCGGTTTCATCTTATCGTCTCAAACCCGCCCTATATTCCGCATGAAGACATTGCGGGACTGTCGCGCGAAGTGCGCGAGCATGACCCATTGGCTGCGCTCGACGGCGGGTCTGATGGACTGAATTTCTACAGAGCCCTTGCACAGAAGGCAGCAGATCACCTATATAAACAAGGAATGGTTGCCGTAGAGATCGGCGCCGGACAATTCCAGGATGTTGAAGCGCTGTTCGAAAGCGCAGGTTTTTCCCTCGCAGGACATGCGAGTGACCTTGGCGGCCACAGAAGGGCCATGCTTTTCGCGTACAAATCAAATACGTAA
- a CDS encoding DUF4167 domain-containing protein: protein MRPAQQNRRMRGRGNNNNNNNNRKGPNPLSRNYESNGPDVKIRGNAQHIAEKYSALARDAQASGDRVMAENYLQHAEHYNRIIMAAMAQNPVPFQREETFDDDGADDEEAGFTPVAAQPQPVNGSGPQPVIEGTPAEVVYGEDGGEPVKSGEGRQQPRERDNRDRRLGRGRRPQRERFNADERSDEQPQEKQAQPVAEEAPAAAVVEQAAPVAAEAAPVADASSADEAAPRRATRRPGRPRRAAKDSGDETPVTESADSDA, encoded by the coding sequence ATGAGGCCAGCACAGCAGAACAGGCGCATGCGCGGACGGGGGAATAACAATAATAACAACAACAACCGCAAGGGCCCCAATCCTCTGTCGCGCAATTACGAAAGCAATGGCCCGGATGTGAAGATCCGCGGCAATGCGCAACATATTGCAGAAAAATACTCGGCACTTGCGCGGGACGCACAGGCATCTGGCGATCGCGTGATGGCAGAAAATTATCTTCAGCACGCTGAACATTACAACCGCATCATCATGGCGGCCATGGCGCAGAATCCGGTGCCATTCCAGCGCGAGGAAACCTTCGACGATGACGGTGCGGATGATGAGGAAGCAGGTTTCACGCCTGTCGCAGCACAGCCACAGCCCGTCAACGGTTCCGGCCCGCAGCCGGTTATCGAGGGCACGCCTGCCGAGGTCGTTTATGGCGAAGATGGTGGCGAGCCGGTAAAGTCCGGTGAAGGTCGCCAGCAGCCGCGCGAGCGCGACAACCGCGATCGTCGTCTGGGTCGTGGCCGCCGTCCGCAGCGTGAGCGCTTCAACGCTGACGAGCGTTCTGACGAACAGCCGCAGGAAAAACAGGCTCAGCCGGTGGCTGAAGAAGCTCCGGCTGCAGCCGTGGTCGAGCAGGCAGCACCAGTGGCCGCCGAGGCCGCTCCTGTTGCCGATGCATCTTCTGCGGATGAGGCCGCGCCACGTCGCGCCACGCGCCGTCCTGGTCGTCCGCGCCGCGCCGCCAAGGATAGCGGTGATGAGACGCCGGTAACGGAATCTGCGGATTCCGACGCCTGA